In Deltaproteobacteria bacterium, the genomic window CCGGTCAGAGAAGTATCCGATCCTACCACCCGATGACAGGGAATGATGATGGGAACCGGATTGCTTCCAATGGCCCGGCCGACGGCCCGGACGGCCGCAGGACGCGAGATGGTCCGGGCCACGTCGGCATAGGTCCAAAGCTGCCCGTAGTCAATGCTCTGAAGGGCCTTCCAGACCTCTCTTTGAAAATCCGTTCCCGAGACCTCAACAGGGACGGTAAACTGCTTCAGGGTGCCTGAGAAGAAGGCCTTTAATTCCACTTCCGCCTTCATGAGCACCTCGTTCTCTTCTCCGTCGATGGGATTAAATTTTCGATCGCGACCCTTATGGACTTCATCGGCCATCAGCAGACCGACCACGGCCCGGTCATTGGCATAGACCCGGATTTCTCCGATCAATGACGATAGGCTTTTAAAATAGAGTGCCATTTTGATGTCCTCTTTTTTTCTTGGAAAGTTGTCCGGCATAGGCCTCCCAGAGTAAATGGGCGGCATAAGCCCGCCAGGGCCGAATCCGCTGGAGATCGAGATTCGGCTCCGATTGTTGCACCCTTTTCAAAATAAGATCCGTTCTCGGGCAACTGTCGGGATCACTCAAACACCTCATGCCGATAGTTTCCACGGTCCAGGGACCTATACCGGGAATGGCCAGTAGTTGCTCTTTTAATTTCCGGATATCCTGGTGGGGATTCAGAGAGATTTTTCCGGCAACCACTTCTTGACTGAAGATCCGGAGGGTCTCCTTTCTCTTTTTTGTGGTGGGAATCCGATCGAAGGCCGCTTCGGCCAGCTTCTCGGCCGCCGGGAATATGAACACCGTTTTATCACGCCACTTCCAGGCTTCGCCATATTGGAGAACGAGCTGACGGACCAGACCACAGGCCTGTTCGCTGGAGACGAGTTGCCCGAGAATGAT contains:
- a CDS encoding methylated-DNA--[protein]-cysteine S-methyltransferase, with the translated sequence MALYFKSLSSLIGEIRVYANDRAVVGLLMADEVHKGRDRKFNPIDGEENEVLMKAEVELKAFFSGTLKQFTVPVEVSGTDFQREVWKALQSIDYGQLWTYADVARTISRPAAVRAVGRAIGSNPVPIIIPCHRVVGSDTSLTGFGGGLAAKQALLEIEGHRIRNLKIGKER